The following coding sequences lie in one Rutidosis leptorrhynchoides isolate AG116_Rl617_1_P2 chromosome 4, CSIRO_AGI_Rlap_v1, whole genome shotgun sequence genomic window:
- the LOC139841299 gene encoding cytochrome P450 Tp4149-like codes for MYDFGVITIPHRSIQKSSKKYGPIMMIQLGTVHTLVISSPEAAKEIYKTHDLLFSSRPLLTIPNLLSYGSKEIVFSTYGEHWRQLKSLVVQNILSTSRVKSFHHVRKEEINATIRIVGESCGRVIDLTELLLSHSSNIICRVAFGRIYSEIKAEKAAKEFDEFIEGIVEEHVSKKGWGQFAQSNNVQDDILLDIQPDKTTDFTLDKDTLKAVILNI; via the exons atgtatgattttggcgttatcaccATCCCTCATCGCTCTATTCAAAAATCGTCCAAAAAATACGGTCCGATAATGATGATTCAACTTGGAACCGTACACACTCTTGTGATATCTTCTCCTGAAGCGGCTAAAGAGATCTATAAAACGCATGATTTATTATTTTCTAGTCGACCCCTTTTAACTATCCCCAACTTACTATCATATGGATCTAAGGAAATAGTATTTTCAACTTATGGCGAACATTGGAGGCAATTAAAGAGCCTAGTGGTTCAAAATATTTTAAGCACTTCACGAGTTAAGTCATTTCATCATGTTAGAAAAGAAGAGATCAATGCTACGATTCGTATTGTTGGAGAAAGTTGTGGCCGTGTGATCGACTTGACTGAATTACTTCTTTCGCACTCAAGTAATATAATTTGTAGGGTTGCATTTGGGAGGATTTATAGCGAAATTAA AGCGGAAAAAGCTGCTAAAGAATTTGATGAGTTTATTGAAGGTATTGTTGAAGAACATGTTAGTAAAAAAGGATGGGGTCAATTTGCTCAAAGTAATAATGTTCAAGACGACATTTTACTTGATATCCAACCAGATAAAACAACCGATTTTACCCTTGACAAAGATACGCTTAAAGCTGTTATATTG AATATTTGA